Proteins encoded in a region of the Tripterygium wilfordii isolate XIE 37 chromosome 21, ASM1340144v1, whole genome shotgun sequence genome:
- the LOC119987734 gene encoding putative disease resistance protein RGA3 has product MAEIFLFCIAENVLGKIGSLAHEEICLARGVESNMKKLVENLLSIKAVLLDAEEKKAHNHELRIWLGRLKDFLYDAEDVIDELNYQGLRKQVVKEYGTIQTKVHRLFFSSSNPLAFRFKIGHKIKKLKGRLDDIAAQKSKFHLTELVTYGMGGHREREMTDSFVRVSNIIGRDADKEKLMEFLLKSDDQAAGIISVIPTVGIGGLGKTTLAKMLYNDKRVDAHFQLKMWACVPEDEFEKKKILIKMLKSLTYQDLSNLDTDQLQARIRDQLNGKKFLLVLDDVSMVERNRSKWVELRELLEIAAIGSKVIVTTRDDRVSEMLGTIEGYKLKGLPQEDCLCLLKKWAFKEGEEERYPYLLEIGEDIVKKCGGLPLAVRTLGTLLYSRNEERYWKSIRNDQIWKLKQDEGDILPALRLTYDQMPSQLKQCFAVCSVFPKGYVFNSFILVQFWMAQGLLQSPDGNQEPEYLGLQYVKELYSRSFFQDFEDYGYFYVFTMHDLVHDLALLVAQNVCSTVNFQTKSIPEGVRHLSFSDAEALFGEGVPCLPQNPRNVRSILFPFGEPTVTSESSIDACISKFRFLRSLDLSYSSFELLPSSIGDLKHLRSLLLCFNRRLKKMSNSICKLHNLQTLDVDGCIELKDLPKDIRNMISLRNLNITTKQKSFTVNGIGCLKSLRTLVLFRCTNLESVFEPTVHLPALRTLYIESCPNLVSLSHILRNLTALDTLIIRQCMHMDLMDEVEDGGQNLKLQLLVLAGLPQLTFLPRWLQGSSETLEYLCVGSSPNFSSLPEWLHNFKSLKTIAVADCPSLLSLPDSFGCLTNLKELKILNSPQLSERFQPEIGQEWPKIAHVPHIYIDPDIGKNPTNFYLLR; this is encoded by the coding sequence ATGGCAGAAATATTTCTATTCTGTATTGCAGAAAATGTTTTGGGAAAGATAGGCTCTCTTGCCCATGAAGAAATATGTTTGGCACGGGGTGTAGAGAGCAATATGAAAAAGCTTGTTGAGAACTTATTATCCATCAAAGCTGTTCTCCTGGATGCCGAGGAGAAGAAGGCACATAACCACGAGCTGCGTATCTGGCTTGGGAGGCTTAAGGATTTCCTCTATGATGCCGAAGACGTGATAGATGAGCTTAATTATCAAGGGCTTCGCAAGCAAGTGGTGAAAGAGTATGGAACCATACAAACCAAGGTACACAGATTATTCTTTTCAAGCTCAAATCCACTTGCATTCCGTTTCAAAATAGGTCATAAGATTAAGAAGCTTAAGGGGAGACTAGATGATATAGCAGCTCAGAAGTCTAAATTCCATCTCACGGAGCTAGTTACTTATGGCATGGGGGGGCACAGAGAAAGGGAGATGACTGATTCCTTTGTGCGAGTATCAAATATTATTGGAAGAGATGCTGATAAGGAAAAACTCATGGAGTTTCTATTGAAATCAGATGATCAAGCTGCAGGTATAATCTCTGTTATCCCTACTGTTGGAATAGGAGGGTTGGGAAAGACTACTCTAGCTAAGATGTTATACAATGATAAGAGAGTAGATGCacattttcaattgaaaatgtGGGCGTGTGTccctgaggatgaatttgagaagaagaagatactaATAAAAATGCTCAAGTCCTTAACTTATCAAGATCTTAGTAACTTGGATACTGACCAGTTGCAAGCTCGCATTCGAGATCAACTCAACGGAAAGAAATTTTTACTTGTCTTGGACGATGTGTCGATGGTTGAACGTAATCGCAGTAAATGGGTTGAGCTGAGAGAATTGTTGGAAATAGCTGCCATTGGAAGTAAAGTGATTGTAACAACACGTGACGATAGAGTGTCTGAAATGCTGGGTACGATTGAAGGATACAAGTTGAAAGGTCTTCCACAAGAGGATtgtttgtgtttattgaaaaaatgggcgttcaaagaaggagaagaggagcgCTACCCGTACCTCCTGGAAATCGGAGAGGATATCGTGAAGAAATGTGGAGGGCTTCCTTTGGCAGTGAGGACCTTAGGGACCCTGCTCTACTCTAGAAATGAAGAACGGTACTGGAAATCCATAagaaatgatcagatatggaaaCTAAAACAGGATGAAGGGGATATTTTACCTGCACTAAGACTAACTTATGATCAAATGCCATCTCAATTGAAGCAATGTTTCGCTGTTTGTTCTGTCTTTCCAAAAGGTTATGTGTTCAACAGTTTTATATTGGTTCAGTTTTGGATGGCACAGGGTCTACTTCAATCTCCAGATGGAAACCAGGAACCTGAATATCTTGGCTTACAATATGTTAAGGAGTTATACTCAAGATCATTCTTTCAGGATTTTGAGGATTATGGTTATTTTTACGTGTTTACAATGCATGATTTGGTACACGATCTTGCACTCTTGGTTGCTCAAAATGTGTGCTCAACTGTCAATTTTCAAACCAAGAGTATACCTGAAGGTGTGCGCCATCTTTCATTCTCCGATGCAGAAGCTTTATTTGGTGAAGGGGTTCCATGTCTTCCACAAAATCCAAGAAATGTGAGGAGTATTCTTTTCCCATTTGGAGAACCAACAGTTACAAGTGAATCCTCCATTGATGCATGCATCTCTAAGTTCAGGTTTCTAAGGTCGTTGGATCTAAGTTATTCATCATTTGAGTTGTTGCCCAGCTCTATTGGTGACCTGAAACATCTGAGATCTCTTCTCTTGTGCTTCAATCGTAGATTAAAGAAAATGTCCAACTCAATCTGCAAGCTCCACAATCTACAAACTCTAGACGTAGATGGATGCATAGAACTTAAGGATCTGCCAAAAGATATTCGGAACATGATCAGCCTGAGAAATCTGAATATCACCACGAAACAGAAGAGTTTCACAGTGAATGGAATTGGGTGCCTAAAATCTCTCAGAACTCTGGTCCTGTTCAGATGCACCAATCTTGAATCCGTCTTTGAACCAACAGTACACCTCCCTGCTTTGAGAACATTGTACATCGAATCTTGTCCTAACTTGGTGTCTTTGTCACACATTCTGAGGAACCTAACTGCATTAGATACATTGATTATTCGGCAATGTATGCACATGGATTTAATGGATGAGGTGGAAGACGGTGGTCAAAATTTGAAACTTCAGTTGCTAGTGCTAGCTGGTTTGCCACAATTGACTTTCTTGCCAAGATGGCTTCAAGGGTCTTCGGAGACTTTGGAATACTTGTGTGTTGGATCTTCTCCCAATTTTTCATCCTTGCCTGAGTGgctgcacaacttcaaatcacTCAAAACGATTGCAGTCGCAGACTGTCCTAGCTTATTGTCTCTACCAGACTCCTTTGGTTGTCTCACAAACCTTAAGGAATTGAAGATTCTAAATTCTCCACAACTAAGTGAAAGATTCCAGCCAGAAATAGGTCAGGAGTGGCCAAAGATTGCCCATGTCCCACACATCTATATAGACCCAGATATTGGTAAGAACCCTACTAACTTTTATCTTCTTCGTTAG